From the genome of Candidatus Electrothrix communis, one region includes:
- a CDS encoding S-adenosylmethionine decarboxylase, whose amino-acid sequence MKNNIWGQHLLLDLAGCNANVCEKEAIADFVRELVPAIDMKAYGEPLIVHFAEHSYEAAGYSLVQLIETSAITGHFSDNNRDAYLDIFSCKEFAEDIVIQVVERHFAPQKVLSAFLDRGAMLPERGAFRQWRKAA is encoded by the coding sequence ATGAAAAATAATATATGGGGGCAGCATCTGCTCTTGGATCTTGCTGGTTGTAACGCAAATGTTTGCGAGAAAGAAGCCATTGCCGACTTTGTCCGGGAGCTGGTACCGGCTATTGACATGAAGGCCTATGGCGAACCTTTGATTGTCCATTTTGCCGAGCACAGCTATGAAGCGGCCGGTTATTCTCTGGTTCAGCTCATTGAAACTTCCGCAATTACCGGACATTTCAGTGATAATAATCGAGATGCCTATCTGGATATTTTTTCCTGCAAGGAGTTTGCTGAAGATATCGTGATTCAGGTCGTGGAAAGGCATTTTGCCCCGCAGAAAGTACTTTCTGCTTTTCTGGATCGCGGCGCAATGCTGCCGGAGCGAGGAGCATTTCGGCAATGGCGGAAAGCTGCCTAG
- the dusB gene encoding tRNA dihydrouridine synthase DusB, which translates to MKIASLVLDNPFILAPLAGYTDLSFRLLCREMGAGLVVSEMISCHGLVYGQEKTLLMLKTVPEERPWAIQLFGNEPELMGQAAALISERPIDCIDINMGCPVRKVIKKGSGAALMKEENLGTAEEIIRTVVANTHCPVTVKFRSGWNDSNIIAPEFAQMAEAAGAAAVTIHARTWAQQFGGKADRRVIAAVKQAVNIPVIGNGDILCYEDGLEMMEETGCDGVMVGRGALGNPWVFGAEGMPESLASRLPVILRYLELAGEHLDTERLLFRIKNHTCRYFTGLRGAAEIRKQIIDCHSLDEIRETLRSHA; encoded by the coding sequence ATGAAAATCGCCTCTCTTGTTCTCGATAATCCATTCATCCTCGCGCCCCTTGCGGGCTACACCGATCTCTCCTTCCGTCTCCTCTGCCGGGAAATGGGAGCAGGTCTGGTCGTCTCCGAGATGATCAGTTGTCACGGCCTGGTCTACGGCCAAGAAAAAACCTTGCTCATGCTTAAAACGGTTCCGGAAGAACGCCCCTGGGCTATCCAGCTCTTTGGCAACGAGCCGGAGCTCATGGGTCAGGCGGCTGCTCTTATCTCGGAGAGACCGATTGATTGCATTGATATCAATATGGGCTGTCCTGTACGTAAAGTCATCAAAAAAGGTTCAGGGGCAGCCCTGATGAAAGAGGAAAACCTGGGGACCGCAGAAGAAATAATTCGGACGGTAGTCGCCAATACCCATTGTCCAGTGACGGTCAAATTTCGTAGCGGCTGGAACGACAGCAACATCATCGCCCCGGAGTTCGCGCAGATGGCCGAGGCTGCCGGGGCCGCCGCAGTCACCATTCACGCCCGAACCTGGGCCCAACAATTTGGGGGCAAGGCGGACCGCCGGGTTATTGCTGCGGTGAAACAGGCGGTGAACATTCCGGTTATCGGCAACGGGGATATCCTATGCTATGAAGACGGGCTGGAAATGATGGAGGAGACCGGTTGCGACGGGGTCATGGTCGGCCGTGGCGCATTGGGAAACCCCTGGGTTTTCGGCGCAGAAGGTATGCCAGAGAGTCTGGCTAGCCGCCTGCCTGTGATTCTGCGCTATTTGGAACTTGCCGGGGAGCATCTGGACACGGAACGCCTGCTTTTTCGCATTAAGAATCATACCTGTCGCTATTTTACCGGGCTCCGGGGTGCAGCTGAGATTCGTAAACAAATTATTGACTGCCATTCTCTTGATGAAATCAGGGAAACCCTGCGTAGCCATGCTTAA
- the selD gene encoding selenide, water dikinase SelD, whose protein sequence is MLFKKKTLTGLARTCGUAAKIGPTDLSDALAGLTPPNDPNLLVGIETSDDAAVYRLNDEVAMINTVDFITPPVDDPYWFGQIAAANSISDVYSMGGRPVTALNVVMFPSKHLDMGFLKEILRGGHDKVVEAGACLVGGHTVDDEEPKYGLCVNGTVHPERVITNAGSLPGDALILTKPLGSGVLFNAVRSGKMPFKEVERNMLPSLAALNDTAIETALRFDLRACTDITGFGILGHLLEVAHGADARVLLKQSALPFYSGALDMYKKGETTGSNKANRALVARHNLEMHASLSVHEEELLYDPQTSGGLLLSVPQDRADELVTALHRNGVHSAVRIGEVLDEPTGITVE, encoded by the coding sequence TTGTTGTTTAAGAAAAAAACTCTGACAGGTCTGGCTCGCACCTGCGGTTGAGCGGCTAAAATCGGTCCGACGGATCTGTCGGACGCGCTTGCCGGACTCACCCCCCCCAACGACCCCAACCTGCTGGTCGGTATAGAAACCTCCGATGATGCAGCGGTGTATCGTCTGAACGACGAGGTGGCCATGATCAACACGGTTGATTTTATCACCCCGCCGGTTGATGATCCGTACTGGTTCGGCCAGATTGCGGCGGCCAACTCTATCTCCGATGTCTATTCAATGGGTGGCAGACCGGTGACGGCCCTCAATGTCGTGATGTTTCCTTCCAAGCATCTTGACATGGGCTTTCTCAAAGAAATCCTTCGCGGCGGTCATGACAAGGTCGTGGAGGCAGGGGCCTGCCTTGTCGGCGGGCACACCGTGGATGATGAGGAACCTAAATACGGACTCTGCGTTAACGGGACAGTCCATCCTGAACGGGTTATCACCAACGCAGGCTCTTTGCCCGGAGACGCCCTGATCCTGACCAAACCATTGGGCTCGGGTGTTCTGTTCAACGCTGTTCGTTCTGGAAAAATGCCTTTTAAGGAGGTTGAACGGAATATGCTGCCCTCTCTGGCCGCCCTGAACGATACAGCCATAGAGACAGCCCTCCGCTTTGATCTGCGGGCATGCACTGATATTACCGGTTTCGGCATTCTCGGTCACCTGCTGGAAGTTGCTCACGGTGCCGACGCAAGGGTTTTGCTCAAACAGAGCGCATTGCCCTTTTATTCCGGTGCCCTGGATATGTATAAAAAAGGTGAGACAACCGGCAGCAATAAGGCAAACCGTGCCCTGGTGGCCAGACATAATCTGGAGATGCACGCCTCTCTCTCAGTTCATGAGGAAGAATTACTCTATGACCCCCAAACCTCAGGCGGCCTTCTCCTTTCTGTGCCTCAAGACCGGGCAGACGAGTTAGTAACAGCCCTGCACCGCAACGGTGTCCATTCAGCAGTTCGCATTGGTGAGGTGTTGGACGAGCCAACAGGCATCACCGTCGAGTAG
- a CDS encoding sulfite exporter TauE/SafE family protein, whose protein sequence is MELQLLIGCLGLFVGFFSGLLGIGGGILMAPLLLYIPGWFDLQPLPMRDIAGLTIVQGLVACLSGALTHKKFHFVSNRLTAWMGITIFLTALIGGAAARYVTNTLLLVVFALMALLAALLILIPPRQDSESPDITKFSFSRSKAMLIAGAVGLTGGLVGQGGSFLLIPLMTSFMQVPTRIAIGSNLAIVLLSSLAAFLGKALTGQIVWPLALPIILTVIPAAHLGGVVSRRVPVASLRLLLACCIALAALRIGFSAAGF, encoded by the coding sequence ATGGAATTGCAGCTCCTGATCGGTTGTCTCGGACTGTTTGTCGGATTTTTTTCCGGCCTGCTGGGGATTGGGGGCGGTATTCTCATGGCGCCGCTCCTCCTCTACATCCCCGGCTGGTTCGACCTTCAGCCGCTGCCTATGCGGGATATCGCTGGGTTGACCATTGTTCAGGGGTTGGTCGCCTGCCTGTCCGGTGCCCTGACCCATAAAAAATTTCATTTTGTCTCAAACCGCCTGACTGCCTGGATGGGGATAACCATATTCCTGACCGCCCTGATCGGAGGGGCCGCAGCCAGGTACGTAACCAATACGCTCTTATTGGTTGTCTTCGCCCTCATGGCCCTGCTTGCGGCTCTCCTTATCTTAATTCCGCCACGACAGGACAGCGAGTCTCCAGATATTACAAAATTTTCCTTCAGCCGAAGCAAGGCAATGCTTATTGCCGGTGCTGTCGGCCTAACAGGCGGGCTTGTCGGTCAGGGCGGGTCTTTTCTGCTTATCCCTTTGATGACTTCATTTATGCAAGTTCCCACCCGTATTGCCATTGGCAGCAACCTTGCTATTGTTTTGCTTTCATCCCTGGCAGCTTTTTTGGGTAAGGCCCTGACCGGGCAGATTGTCTGGCCCTTGGCCCTGCCAATCATTCTGACCGTCATTCCGGCGGCTCATCTGGGCGGGGTGGTCAGCCGGCGAGTTCCGGTGGCCTCGTTGCGGCTCCTGCTCGCCTGCTGTATCGCCCTGGCAGCTTTACGGATCGGCTTTTCCGCTGCGGGATTTTAA
- a CDS encoding diguanylate cyclase: protein MDRHTAKRIAEDLNITADDFERRKAFLDIGPEDIRRIKAFREAIPELPVDLFDSFYQHLLSFDDVRAYFKDKETVQRLKDKQMAYFDQLFSGEYNEEYMLSRLHVGYVHVTLNIVPLWYIGAFNNYLQEIKKLVDVYAEDKSATCQSITKMIMLEIVITMESYHYTKYKLQEELKQIAITDDLTGVFNRRKLEEVMCYEMDSAHRKKHALSILMLDIDHFKQVNDTYGHQAGDAVLIETVRLIRYCLRDSDYVIRYGGEEFLACLPKTPVRTAFEIADRLCRRIAEHTFSTAGRITVSIGIAEYAYGESREIYIRRADKQLYAAKQSGRNRVCFEEA, encoded by the coding sequence ATGGATCGACACACAGCAAAACGGATTGCCGAGGATCTCAACATTACTGCCGATGATTTCGAACGACGCAAGGCGTTTCTCGACATCGGCCCGGAAGATATCCGAAGGATCAAAGCCTTTCGTGAGGCGATCCCGGAACTCCCGGTTGATCTCTTTGACTCGTTTTATCAGCATCTGCTTTCGTTTGACGATGTTCGGGCCTATTTTAAGGATAAAGAAACGGTACAAAGACTGAAGGACAAACAAATGGCCTACTTTGACCAGCTCTTCAGCGGTGAATATAATGAAGAATATATGCTCTCCCGTCTTCATGTCGGATATGTTCATGTCACATTGAATATTGTTCCGCTCTGGTATATCGGGGCTTTTAATAATTATCTTCAGGAAATAAAAAAATTGGTTGATGTCTATGCCGAGGATAAATCGGCAACCTGCCAGTCCATTACCAAGATGATTATGCTGGAGATAGTCATCACTATGGAGAGCTATCATTATACCAAGTACAAACTCCAGGAGGAACTCAAACAGATCGCCATCACGGACGATCTGACCGGTGTCTTCAATCGAAGAAAGCTGGAAGAGGTGATGTGCTATGAAATGGATTCAGCCCACCGAAAAAAGCATGCCCTGTCCATCCTTATGCTGGATATTGATCACTTTAAACAGGTGAACGATACCTACGGTCATCAGGCCGGAGATGCGGTGCTTATCGAAACCGTCCGCCTGATTCGGTATTGTTTGAGGGACTCGGACTATGTTATCCGCTACGGCGGCGAGGAATTCCTGGCCTGTCTGCCGAAAACACCTGTTCGTACAGCTTTCGAGATCGCGGACAGACTCTGCAGACGGATTGCCGAGCATACTTTTTCCACTGCCGGGCGGATCACTGTCAGCATCGGTATTGCCGAATACGCTTATGGAGAAAGTCGGGAAATCTATATCAGGCGGGCGGATAAGCAGCTCTATGCAGCCAAGCAGAGCGGTCGGAACCGGGTCTGTTTTGAAGAGGCATAA
- a CDS encoding cobalt-precorrin-5B (C(1))-methyltransferase, giving the protein MSKLRSGYTTGACAAVAAKAATLVLLRGQCPDRVEIPFPGDERHSFLLHSCGLEGETARASVIKDAGDDPDVTNGAEIIAVISRNTAGEGEGSVEIKAGFGVGTVTKPGLSIPVGEPAINPVPRQMIREAVAEAITEVIDPSVEPVRLVVTISVCNGEELAEKTLNRRLGILGGLSILGTTGIVRPISAKAWTDTIDASMKVARAAGLNQVILSTGRTSEVAVQKLLLLPEEAQVMMGDYLEYALKAASRHGFSRIHLAGMWAKILKCALCIPQTHVRNGALEMEQAAGLLGELGLDQESVACMTNANTAREILQRLQKEGEDGLVRAVCCKAQQYAGECSGLPLTVYLVTSEDGVIVQV; this is encoded by the coding sequence ATGAGTAAACTCCGATCCGGCTATACCACCGGTGCCTGTGCTGCTGTGGCGGCTAAAGCTGCAACCCTTGTTTTACTGAGAGGGCAATGTCCTGACCGCGTTGAAATTCCTTTTCCAGGAGACGAACGCCATAGTTTCCTCCTGCACTCCTGTGGCCTTGAGGGCGAGACGGCAAGGGCCTCGGTGATCAAGGATGCCGGAGACGATCCAGATGTGACCAACGGGGCCGAGATCATTGCCGTTATCAGCAGGAATACAGCAGGGGAGGGCGAGGGCTCCGTAGAAATTAAAGCCGGTTTCGGCGTAGGAACGGTGACCAAGCCGGGCTTGTCCATTCCAGTGGGGGAGCCAGCCATTAATCCCGTGCCCCGGCAGATGATCCGGGAGGCAGTGGCCGAAGCAATAACCGAAGTGATAGATCCCTCGGTTGAACCGGTGCGTCTTGTTGTTACGATCTCTGTGTGCAACGGTGAAGAACTGGCAGAAAAAACCCTGAATCGACGCTTGGGGATTCTCGGAGGTCTTTCCATCCTAGGGACCACCGGGATTGTCCGACCGATCTCGGCCAAGGCCTGGACCGACACCATTGATGCCTCTATGAAGGTGGCTCGGGCTGCCGGGCTGAATCAGGTCATCCTTTCCACAGGTCGTACCTCAGAGGTCGCAGTGCAAAAGCTTCTTCTCCTCCCAGAGGAAGCTCAGGTGATGATGGGTGATTATTTAGAATACGCCCTGAAGGCTGCAAGCAGGCATGGGTTCAGCAGGATACATCTGGCCGGCATGTGGGCCAAGATCCTGAAATGCGCCCTCTGTATCCCGCAGACCCATGTTCGCAACGGGGCTTTGGAAATGGAGCAGGCCGCCGGTCTGTTGGGGGAGTTGGGACTGGATCAGGAGAGTGTTGCTTGCATGACCAATGCGAATACGGCCCGGGAAATTTTGCAGCGTTTACAGAAAGAGGGTGAGGATGGTCTGGTCCGGGCTGTCTGTTGCAAGGCACAGCAATACGCGGGGGAGTGCTCTGGTCTGCCACTGACAGTTTATCTCGTCACTTCAGAGGATGGGGTTATTGTTCAGGTTTGA
- a CDS encoding site-specific integrase produces MNCTMPSDPHFNLLYQKHIKHLKLNGLQPKTIDAYSRSIRRIGNYFECQIDNLTSDQLLDYFNELLDCRSWSAVKLDLYGLKFFYSRVLNRTWEDIP; encoded by the coding sequence ATGAACTGCACGATGCCAAGCGATCCACACTTCAATCTGCTTTATCAAAAACATATCAAACATCTGAAACTTAACGGCTTACAACCAAAGACCATTGATGCCTATTCACGGTCGATCAGGCGAATCGGCAATTATTTCGAGTGTCAAATCGACAATCTCACATCCGACCAGCTCCTTGATTACTTTAACGAACTTTTGGATTGTCGCTCATGGAGCGCAGTCAAGCTCGACCTGTATGGGCTGAAGTTCTTTTATTCCAGGGTGCTGAACAGAACCTGGGAGGATATCCCCTGA
- a CDS encoding transposase zinc-binding domain-containing protein, whose translation MILLSTIINRFKEQFLAQYQAFVLPSHKKALWAMAKCRTEHSLQMLARCANHECGTEIYIPHSCGHRNCPHCQNHESSNWIEKQLNKRLPAPYFLVTFTLPAQLRDLAWRNQKIVYSQMFASVKETLKTFTANDKKLGGEAGFTAILHTHARNLDHHPHIHVVMPGASINKKQGCGIKRGLNTSLTTRPWQRFFGQRCLRP comes from the coding sequence ATGATTTTGCTCTCCACGATTATTAATCGATTCAAGGAACAGTTTTTAGCGCAATATCAGGCTTTCGTTCTGCCCAGCCACAAAAAAGCGCTGTGGGCCATGGCCAAGTGCAGGACGGAACACAGCCTGCAGATGCTTGCGCGGTGTGCGAACCATGAATGCGGAACAGAAATCTATATTCCTCATTCCTGCGGCCATAGAAACTGTCCGCACTGTCAGAACCATGAAAGCAGCAACTGGATCGAAAAGCAACTGAACAAGCGGCTGCCGGCTCCCTATTTTCTGGTTACCTTTACCCTGCCTGCTCAACTCAGGGATCTTGCCTGGAGAAATCAGAAAATCGTTTATTCACAGATGTTCGCTTCGGTCAAAGAGACTCTGAAAACCTTTACTGCAAATGACAAAAAACTCGGCGGAGAAGCGGGATTTACCGCTATCCTCCATACCCATGCAAGAAATCTTGATCATCACCCCCACATCCATGTGGTCATGCCCGGAGCAAGCATCAACAAAAAACAGGGTTGTGGCATAAAAAGGGGGCTGAATACCTCTTTAACCACAAGGCCTTGGCAAAGGTTTTTCGGGCAAAGATGCTTACGGCCATAG
- a CDS encoding transposase: MAKVFRAKMLTAIVEQGLKLPKDCPEKWVVDCKSVGNGDKAIIYLGKYLYRGVIQEKDILKCENGMVTFRYLHAKTGKYRSREVTGEEFLSLLMLHVLPKGFRRARCYGFLHPCSKKLIRFLQLVLRVNPFTLFSAEQPKKAAIICPNCGAEMKIIRTRVRKPPPLRPAVCIA, translated from the coding sequence TTGGCAAAGGTTTTTCGGGCAAAGATGCTTACGGCCATAGTTGAGCAAGGCCTGAAACTGCCAAAGGATTGCCCGGAAAAGTGGGTTGTCGACTGCAAGAGCGTCGGCAACGGAGACAAGGCGATCATCTATCTCGGCAAATATCTCTACCGGGGCGTAATTCAGGAAAAGGATATCCTGAAGTGCGAAAACGGCATGGTTACCTTCAGGTATCTTCACGCCAAAACCGGCAAATACAGGTCCAGGGAGGTGACCGGAGAAGAATTCCTCTCTCTGCTCATGCTGCACGTCTTGCCCAAAGGGTTTCGCAGGGCACGCTGTTACGGTTTTCTGCATCCGTGCAGCAAAAAGCTCATCCGATTTCTCCAACTGGTGCTTAGGGTCAACCCGTTTACATTATTCAGTGCTGAGCAACCCAAAAAAGCTGCTATCATCTGCCCGAACTGCGGGGCGGAAATGAAAATCATTCGGACTAGGGTGAGGAAGCCGCCTCCTCTCCGGCCAGCTGTTTGCATCGCATAA
- a CDS encoding EAL domain-containing protein has protein sequence MSSSLHAITQFFTAVGGICFLVAWLIFLCTRQGGAPGLNRLPATGIFLFALVSLLSLFFSQWHLLWLFQHLLLFFAYLLCSFFLLRSCRDEVKKNRKNLTCINNEKRVLASSRVPLTSCGQRGCGFGYIETDITDQKELEYQLRLDQKILENTGEAVVITDVDASIVDVNRAYTRITGYERREIVGENPRVCKSGHHDQTFYEVMWKDLLETGKWSGEIWDRRKNGEVYQKWLIINAIYDDTGETINYVGIFADITEKRKVEKQLKNLLFYDPLTNLPNRTLFEELLAQALLNSQFHDEPLVLLCIDLNRFKDINDTLGYKAGDDLLIQVSKRIRSCVRGTDTVSRLCGDEFMVLLSEVKLKDCVGHLARHLLHVLQQPFHIVGEEVFVDACIGISVYPEDGRDAECLVRNADIAMNFAQKRGQGNYQYFRAQMNENLMHRVTVERELRHALEYEEFILYYQPKYALTTGRMTGVEALMRWRHPKKGIISPAEFIPVAEESSLILALGEWGLREACRQVKVWQDQGVGALSVAANLSSKQFQDKELLRLVIETLAENGMKPEALELEITESVLMENPDAAAKLLQDIRDLGVRIAIDDFGTGYSSLAYLKKFPVNTLKIDQAFIADIVRDVNDAAIVASILSMAESLNLKVVAEGVETRGQLELLKKMGCEEVQGYYFSRPLPPEGVAELLALSDVNK, from the coding sequence ATGAGCAGCAGTCTGCACGCAATCACCCAATTTTTTACCGCTGTTGGTGGTATCTGTTTTCTCGTTGCATGGCTGATTTTTCTCTGTACTCGTCAAGGGGGTGCTCCTGGGCTGAACCGGCTTCCGGCAACCGGGATTTTCCTTTTTGCCCTGGTCTCTCTCCTCTCGCTTTTTTTCTCTCAATGGCATCTTCTCTGGTTGTTTCAGCATCTGCTGCTCTTTTTTGCCTACCTGTTATGTAGCTTTTTTTTACTGCGTTCCTGCCGGGATGAAGTGAAAAAAAACCGGAAGAATCTGACCTGTATAAACAATGAGAAAAGGGTGTTGGCTTCATCTCGTGTTCCCTTGACCTCCTGCGGACAGAGAGGCTGTGGGTTTGGTTATATTGAAACCGATATTACTGATCAAAAAGAGTTGGAATATCAGCTGCGATTAGATCAGAAAATATTGGAAAATACCGGAGAAGCCGTTGTTATTACAGATGTTGATGCTTCGATTGTGGATGTCAACAGGGCCTATACCCGGATTACAGGCTATGAGCGCAGGGAAATAGTTGGGGAGAATCCAAGGGTCTGTAAGTCCGGCCACCATGATCAGACCTTTTATGAGGTTATGTGGAAGGACTTACTGGAGACGGGAAAATGGTCGGGAGAAATCTGGGATCGGCGCAAGAACGGTGAGGTGTATCAGAAATGGCTGATCATCAATGCAATATATGACGATACGGGTGAGACGATAAATTATGTCGGTATTTTTGCTGATATAACAGAGAAGAGAAAGGTGGAGAAGCAGCTGAAAAACCTGCTTTTTTACGATCCTCTCACAAACCTGCCTAACCGTACTCTTTTTGAGGAACTTCTTGCCCAAGCCCTGCTGAATAGCCAGTTTCATGATGAACCTTTGGTTCTTCTCTGTATTGATCTGAATCGATTTAAGGATATCAATGACACCCTCGGTTATAAGGCCGGTGACGATCTGCTGATACAGGTTTCTAAAAGAATTCGAAGCTGTGTGCGGGGAACCGATACTGTATCCAGGTTATGCGGTGATGAATTCATGGTTCTTCTTTCCGAAGTGAAGCTGAAGGATTGTGTGGGTCACCTGGCTCGCCATTTACTGCATGTCTTGCAACAGCCCTTTCATATTGTAGGTGAGGAGGTTTTTGTAGATGCCTGTATAGGTATCAGTGTCTATCCAGAAGATGGCCGAGATGCGGAATGTTTGGTCAGGAATGCGGATATTGCGATGAATTTTGCGCAAAAGAGAGGGCAGGGAAATTATCAGTATTTTCGGGCGCAGATGAATGAGAATTTGATGCACCGGGTTACGGTGGAAAGAGAATTACGCCATGCCTTAGAATATGAAGAATTTATCCTGTATTACCAGCCTAAATATGCATTGACGACGGGAAGAATGACCGGAGTGGAAGCACTCATGCGCTGGCGGCACCCGAAAAAGGGAATTATCTCTCCGGCTGAATTTATTCCGGTTGCTGAAGAAAGCAGCCTCATTCTTGCTCTTGGAGAGTGGGGACTCAGGGAAGCCTGCCGTCAGGTCAAGGTCTGGCAGGACCAGGGGGTGGGGGCTTTGTCTGTGGCGGCTAATCTCTCTTCAAAGCAGTTTCAGGATAAAGAGTTGTTGCGGCTTGTTATTGAAACCCTTGCTGAGAACGGAATGAAGCCGGAGGCCTTGGAGCTGGAGATCACGGAAAGTGTTCTTATGGAGAATCCTGATGCAGCCGCGAAGTTGCTCCAAGATATCAGGGATCTTGGGGTGCGGATAGCGATTGATGATTTCGGCACTGGTTACTCTTCGCTTGCCTATTTGAAAAAGTTTCCGGTCAATACCTTGAAGATTGATCAGGCCTTCATCGCTGATATCGTCCGGGATGTCAATGATGCGGCCATTGTTGCTTCTATTCTGTCAATGGCGGAGAGCCTGAACCTGAAGGTCGTTGCTGAAGGAGTTGAGACCAGGGGACAGTTGGAGCTTCTTAAGAAGATGGGATGTGAAGAGGTGCAGGGGTATTATTTTAGCAGACCGCTGCCACCGGAGGGGGTTGCTGAGCTGCTTGCCTTAAGCGACGTTAACAAATGA